A genomic window from Leptospira stimsonii includes:
- a CDS encoding SRPBCC family protein has translation MKPKIFPQIDSDLDLVFERIVDVPRELVWAAWTKPEHIVKWFTPVPWKTIDCEIDLRPGGIFSTTMQSPEGENFPNIGCYLEVIPNEKLSWTDALQPGFRPSPDATHPFGFFTGILTLEPHGKGTKYVATAIHGNSINRKKHEEMGFHEGWGKALDQLVELAKTMKL, from the coding sequence ATGAAGCCTAAAATTTTTCCTCAGATCGATTCCGATCTGGATTTGGTCTTTGAAAGAATCGTGGACGTCCCTCGCGAATTGGTCTGGGCCGCTTGGACAAAGCCGGAGCATATCGTAAAATGGTTCACACCCGTACCTTGGAAAACGATCGATTGCGAAATCGATCTCCGTCCTGGCGGAATTTTTAGTACTACGATGCAGTCTCCGGAAGGAGAGAATTTTCCGAACATTGGCTGTTATCTGGAAGTGATTCCGAACGAAAAACTTTCTTGGACCGATGCTCTTCAGCCCGGATTTCGTCCTTCTCCGGATGCCACACATCCTTTTGGTTTTTTTACGGGTATCCTCACTTTGGAACCTCACGGAAAAGGAACGAAGTACGTCGCGACCGCCATCCACGGAAACTCGATTAATCGTAAGAAACACGAAGAGATGGGTTTTCACGAAGGCTGGGGAAAAGCTCTCGATCAGTTAGTAGAACTTGCAAAAACAATGAAACTCTAA
- a CDS encoding LIC10920 family plasminogen-binding lipoprotein, translating to MKRSYSILLFSVLSSAFFFFDCQHKDQNNVDLKVLAANGDIIFINGEVDSDKISSCGVAVPGTTSTGTTGTTTGNTSTTTSGSTSTRYTITSQLIMKTTGESLVLRFQFDSSQYQGSVDPQQGFSYSGGAFARTVTGNVGKVEWGASGIPVYPSSSGGAQQQTLQYMDIDLSLTGKLLASSTTTGILNQCYTSDNVNCTSITTTQQCFTQDNQTCVSTASAAGTSVTITGHIACSAPNVIPSGSATTQ from the coding sequence ATGAAACGTTCTTATTCCATTCTTCTTTTTTCCGTCCTGAGTTCGGCTTTCTTCTTTTTCGATTGCCAGCACAAAGACCAGAACAACGTGGATCTCAAAGTTTTGGCCGCAAACGGAGACATTATTTTTATCAATGGAGAAGTCGATTCCGATAAGATTTCTTCTTGCGGCGTTGCGGTCCCCGGAACTACCTCCACCGGAACAACGGGAACGACAACGGGCAATACCTCGACTACGACTTCCGGTTCGACAAGCACGCGTTATACGATTACGAGCCAGTTGATCATGAAGACGACCGGGGAATCTTTGGTTCTTCGATTTCAATTCGATTCTTCTCAGTATCAAGGATCCGTGGATCCGCAACAAGGCTTTAGCTATTCCGGGGGCGCATTCGCAAGAACCGTTACCGGAAACGTAGGAAAGGTAGAATGGGGAGCGTCCGGAATTCCGGTGTATCCAAGTAGTAGCGGGGGCGCTCAACAACAGACGCTTCAATATATGGACATAGATCTTTCCCTGACTGGAAAATTACTCGCGAGTTCGACTACGACGGGAATTCTCAATCAGTGTTATACTTCCGATAACGTAAATTGTACATCGATCACGACCACACAGCAGTGTTTTACGCAAGACAACCAGACCTGTGTCTCTACCGCTTCCGCCGCAGGAACGTCCGTGACGATCACCGGACATATTGCTTGTAGCGCTCCGAACGTGATTCCGAGCGGAAGCGCAACAACTCAGTAA
- a CDS encoding polyprenyl synthetase family protein has protein sequence MKVSVLKDSLVRKFDKKLEAIIREDLKILAEIKTYTIRSGGKRIRPILHYCLCQLLGYSGKYWLDVGAIAELIHAASLLHDDVVDEAETRRGLQSVGSKFGNKTAILAGDYLLACGIDHLNGLGYPELMDVFTQVIKDLSVSELIQMEWEKNPKITLEIYNRVVYGKTASLFGAVTSAAGILSEKSEKEKKKLRQFGIDLGSFFQKKDDAIDYFSPASKSGKVPLKDFYNGLYTYPILLLLENADKNDKKLVHSLFAKSERSPGDGVVILSLLSRYQVREQMDSEFQNIAENLMKFLNGFEESGIRNLLKDQILKLLEE, from the coding sequence GTGAAAGTATCTGTACTGAAAGATTCTTTAGTTCGTAAGTTTGATAAAAAACTGGAAGCGATCATTCGCGAGGATCTCAAAATTCTTGCAGAGATCAAAACTTATACGATCCGATCGGGCGGAAAACGAATTCGTCCGATATTGCACTATTGCCTTTGTCAGCTCCTCGGGTATTCAGGTAAATATTGGCTCGACGTCGGCGCCATTGCAGAGCTGATTCACGCCGCGAGTTTGCTTCACGATGACGTCGTGGACGAGGCCGAGACCAGACGCGGTCTTCAGAGCGTAGGTTCCAAGTTCGGGAATAAAACCGCGATTCTTGCCGGTGATTATCTCTTAGCCTGCGGAATCGATCATCTCAACGGCCTCGGTTATCCGGAACTCATGGATGTTTTTACCCAGGTGATTAAGGACCTTTCGGTTTCGGAACTCATCCAGATGGAATGGGAGAAAAATCCCAAGATTACATTAGAAATATATAATAGAGTCGTTTACGGAAAAACCGCTTCTCTTTTCGGCGCTGTTACTTCTGCGGCGGGAATTCTTTCCGAAAAATCGGAAAAGGAAAAGAAAAAACTCAGGCAATTCGGGATCGATCTCGGTTCCTTTTTTCAGAAGAAAGACGACGCAATCGATTATTTTTCTCCGGCGAGTAAGAGCGGCAAGGTTCCTTTGAAGGATTTTTACAACGGACTTTACACTTACCCGATTCTTCTTCTCTTAGAAAATGCGGATAAGAATGATAAGAAGCTGGTTCATTCCTTGTTTGCAAAATCCGAACGATCTCCCGGAGACGGAGTCGTGATTCTAAGTCTACTTTCCCGTTATCAAGTGCGGGAACAGATGGACTCTGAATTTCAAAACATTGCGGAAAACTTGATGAAATTCTTAAATGGCTTTGAAGAATCAGGGATTCGCAATCTTTTAAAAGATCAAATTTTAAAACTCTTAGAAGAATAG
- a CDS encoding transglutaminase-like domain-containing protein, with protein MPSSDSYFDSLSFPPEKLEEKFYQLEFAGVEDKIQVMREIAEMVPWQFRISDFVDEFKDPTLRVFARSISSIVHLERINTRYMLLAGKGHINDYSDLEEAVFLLSSVGDPDASYHEFKIYLDQLALRVEELCDLNPEYVSEELKVHFLTRVLSSEENFQGNNDQYDDPNNSFVTRIVRTRKGIPISLSAIYLLVGQRLSLPLYGVNMPLHFLLHFDSPDYETFIDPFHGGVLLDKSTCIRFLEANSFTPSERYFTRASTLSIIKRMYRNLIHIYRKEQYRDMEDILARQLLILENKLKA; from the coding sequence ATGCCCTCATCCGATTCTTACTTTGATTCTCTTTCCTTTCCTCCCGAGAAGTTGGAAGAAAAATTCTATCAATTGGAATTTGCGGGTGTGGAAGATAAGATACAAGTTATGCGCGAGATCGCGGAAATGGTTCCCTGGCAATTTCGAATCAGCGACTTCGTTGACGAGTTCAAAGATCCTACGTTACGAGTTTTTGCGCGTTCCATTTCTTCGATCGTACATCTTGAACGTATTAATACTCGTTATATGCTTCTCGCGGGCAAGGGACATATCAACGATTACTCTGATTTGGAAGAAGCCGTGTTTCTTCTTTCCAGCGTAGGCGACCCCGATGCCTCCTATCATGAATTCAAAATTTATCTGGATCAATTAGCTCTTCGAGTTGAAGAACTCTGCGATCTCAATCCGGAATACGTTTCTGAAGAACTCAAGGTTCATTTTTTGACTAGGGTTCTTTCTTCCGAGGAAAACTTTCAGGGGAACAACGATCAATACGACGATCCGAATAATTCTTTCGTAACTCGCATCGTGCGCACTCGAAAAGGAATCCCGATCTCTTTGTCAGCCATATATCTTCTCGTAGGACAGAGGCTTTCACTTCCGCTTTACGGTGTGAACATGCCTCTTCATTTCCTTCTTCATTTTGATTCTCCCGATTACGAGACGTTTATCGATCCGTTTCATGGAGGAGTTCTTCTGGATAAGTCGACTTGTATTCGATTTTTAGAAGCGAATAGTTTTACTCCGAGCGAACGATATTTCACTCGTGCCAGCACTCTTTCCATTATCAAAAGGATGTATCGAAATCTGATCCATATCTACCGTAAGGAACAGTATCGGGATATGGAAGATATTCTCGCTCGTCAGCTCTTGATTCTTGAAAACAAACTGAAAGCGTAA
- a CDS encoding LBF_2804 family protein, whose amino-acid sequence MNSRPMEKSSRAVEYKPGILELWGIRVLRNRALRDKRSPGNWTRQEFGAGSRKIIGWTVFWSLQTGFWTTFFIILVEKLFPDSPELWSPVFLEKWFWTGLALLSGTILEFYLLYRIGLSSVYKMTRLAGLDLEEDPDLITGVSNLLSRLALEIPDPDLRLLGIDPYRLTNKHSLFITTLLYKAKVFLSNLVAKIVIRKILARNSFRIYADFVAAPITAIWDAIVLYVILKELRMRLLTRILSKELVEEILSKRNSLSREAKIACMTAVGNSVVFTQRYHPNLEYILIKLHKAFQIENYHFRLDEWESLEKLLKDLNEEEKELCLKILSVTCCFDGKISSFERKHLPLVFGEKSKERLEWVESLAKSIGRGDLEEARESSQLNFSVLR is encoded by the coding sequence ATGAACTCCCGGCCCATGGAAAAAAGCTCTCGAGCCGTAGAATACAAACCGGGAATCCTCGAACTCTGGGGAATCCGAGTTTTGCGAAATCGCGCTCTAAGAGACAAAAGATCTCCCGGAAATTGGACGCGTCAAGAATTCGGAGCCGGATCCAGAAAGATCATTGGATGGACCGTCTTTTGGTCCTTACAAACCGGTTTCTGGACTACGTTCTTTATCATCCTTGTGGAAAAATTATTTCCGGATTCGCCGGAGCTTTGGTCCCCCGTTTTTTTAGAAAAATGGTTCTGGACCGGCCTTGCTCTATTATCTGGAACGATCTTGGAATTCTATCTTCTTTACAGAATCGGTCTTTCTTCCGTCTATAAGATGACTCGTCTTGCGGGACTGGATTTAGAGGAGGATCCCGATCTCATCACCGGTGTAAGCAATCTACTTTCGAGATTGGCCTTGGAAATTCCGGATCCGGATCTCAGGCTCTTAGGAATCGATCCGTATCGTCTCACCAATAAACATAGTCTTTTTATCACGACACTTCTCTACAAAGCTAAAGTTTTTCTTTCGAACTTGGTCGCAAAAATCGTGATTCGGAAAATTCTTGCGAGAAACTCTTTTCGAATTTACGCCGATTTTGTAGCCGCGCCCATTACGGCGATTTGGGACGCAATCGTACTTTATGTTATTCTTAAGGAGTTGCGAATGCGACTTCTGACCCGTATCTTATCCAAAGAACTCGTGGAAGAGATTCTTTCCAAACGAAATTCTTTGAGTCGCGAAGCCAAGATCGCATGTATGACGGCGGTCGGAAACTCGGTCGTTTTTACGCAGAGATATCATCCGAATCTAGAATACATTCTTATCAAACTTCACAAAGCCTTTCAGATTGAAAACTATCACTTTCGATTGGATGAATGGGAATCCCTTGAAAAACTTCTGAAGGATCTGAATGAGGAAGAAAAAGAGCTCTGTCTAAAAATATTGAGCGTAACTTGCTGTTTTGATGGTAAAATTTCCTCCTTCGAAAGGAAACATCTTCCGCTTGTGTTCGGAGAAAAATCGAAGGAACGATTAGAATGGGTAGAATCACTTGCGAAATCGATCGGACGTGGGGACTTGGAAGAGGCGAGAGAATCGTCCCAATTGAATTTTTCAGTTCTTCGATAG